The following proteins come from a genomic window of Gossypium raimondii isolate GPD5lz chromosome 5, ASM2569854v1, whole genome shotgun sequence:
- the LOC105771162 gene encoding protein SAWADEE HOMEODOMAIN HOMOLOG 1, whose protein sequence is MDRLRPRQRERLVFSGFTKAEIEKMEKLLVESTEPLQSKEFCQKFARSFSASSARAGKPIVKWTEVQSWFAARQKESTSKAPSFTDTPKDQSPIPETCPLHNGHQGSQNLKGMGGKIPDLSELKFEAKSSKDGAWYDVDMFLTHRFLSSGEAEVRVRFVGFGAEDDEWVNVKRAVRERSIPFEHSECNKVTIGDLVLCLQERRDQSIYYDAHVVKIERKTHDIRGCRCLFLIRYNHDNSEERVRLRRLCYIPGQQSR, encoded by the exons ATGGATCGTCTACGCCCAAGACAGAGGGAGAGACTGGTCTTCTCTGGATTTACAAAAGCTGAG ATTGAGAAGATGGAGAAATTGTTAGTCGAATCAACAGAGCCGCTTCAGAGTAAggaattttgtcaaaaatttgcAAGAAGTTTTAG TGCATCCTCAGCTCGTGCTGGCAAACCTATTGTTAAATGGACTGAG GTACAAAGCTGGTTTGCAGCTAGGCAGAAAGAAAGCACATCCAAAGCTCCTTCCTTCACCGATACACCCAAAGATCAGTCCCCAATACCTGAAACTTGCCCTCTACACAATGGACATCAAGGTTCTCAAAATCTTAAAG GAATGGGAGGAAAGATCCCTGATCTGTCAGAACTAAAATTCGAGGCAAAGTCATCTAAAGATGGAGCATG GtatgatgttgatatgtttctCACTCACCGGTTTTTAAGTTCTGGTGAAGCT GAAGTTCGTGTTAGATTTGTGGGATTTGGGGCTGAAGATGATGAATGGGTTAATGTAAAAAGGGCAGTACGAGAGCGATCCATCCCATTTGAGCATTCTGAATGTAATAAGGTGACCATTGGAGATCTCGTATTGTGCTTGCAG GAGAGAAGAGACCAATCAATTTACTATGATGCTCATGTCGTGAAGATTGAACGGAAAACGCATGACATACGAGGTTGTAGGTGTCTCTTTTTGATCCGATATAATCATGACAACTCCGAG GAAAGAGTTCGATTGAGGAGACTATGTTATATTCCAGGCCAACAAAGTAGATAA
- the LOC105769877 gene encoding leucine-rich repeat receptor-like serine/threonine-protein kinase SKM1, which yields MAKTGAQASPVVVFSMFMLFIVLFFSFVVSDNGKEVEILLSFKSSIYDPSGFLSNWDSSATFCQWHGVTCNNNLSHVDKLDLSAKNLTGKLVSSSIFHLPFIQTLNISNNQFYDEIPEDIFSSSSSSLRFLNLSNNNFTGQIPSGSIPGLEVLDLSNNMLSGKIPPEIGSFYSLKFLDLGGNVLVGEIPVSITNITGLQFLTLASNQLVGPIPHGLSKMKSLEWIYVGYNNLSGQIPEEIGMLTSLNHLDLVYNNLTGEIPSSLGNLSDLQYLFLYQNKLTGSIPDSIFGLKKLVSLDLSDNSLSGEISELVIHLQNLEILHLFGNIFAGKIPKALTSLPRLQVLQLWSNRLSGEIPESLGRNNNLTILDLSTNNLTGRIPDGLCSSSRLFKLILFSNSLEGAIPKNLSTCTSLQRVRLQNNRLSGELSSEFTKLPLVYFLDVSNNDLSGNIGDQEWDMPALEMLSLAGNRFSGRLPNSFGSQKIEDLDLSGNGFSGTIPRSFGSLTELMQFSLSGNKLIGEIPEELSSCKKLVSLDLSHNQLSGQIPSGFAEMPVLSQLDLSGNQLSGEVPPQLGKMESLIQVNVSHNHLHGSLPSTGAFLAINSSAVSGNDLCGGAETSGLPPCKKVKNLNWWFYVACSLVALVLLAFAAFGFIFIRKRNNLELKRVENEDGIWELQFFDSNVSKSVTVDDITLSAKQVNGICRGNKSSANDFQFVVKEMNDVNSIPSSFWSEIKQLGKLQHPNLVNLIGTCRSDKNAYLVYEYIKGKLLSEILHELTWERRRKIAMGIAKALKFLHSYCSPSIIVGDMSPERVIVDGKDEPRLRLSLPGLLSTENKAFISSAYVAPETRESKDMSEKSDIYGFGLILIELLTGKSPADAEFGDQHQSMVEWARYCYSDCHLDMWVDPMIRPGHASDVNHNQIVETLNLALHCTAGDPTARPSATDVSKTLQSAFRITSCVSTLKLSSSV from the exons ATGGCAAAGACAGGAGCTCAAGCAAGTCCAGTTGTAGTGTTCTCCATGTTCATGTTGTTCATAGTCTTGTTTTTCAGTTTTGTCGTGTCTGATAATGGTAAAGAAGTTGAGATTCTTTTGTCTTTCAAGTCTTCGATCTATGACCCTTCTGGTTTCCTCTCAAACTGGGATTCCTCAGCCACTTTTTGCCAGTGGCACGGCGTCACTTGCAATAATAATCTCTCTCATGTCGACAAACTGGATCTTTCTGCTAAAAACTTAACTGGTAAATTAGTTTCCTCCTCGATTTTCCATTTGCCTTTTattcaaactttgaacatcTCCAACAATCAGTTTTACGATGAAATTCCCGAGgatatattttcttcttcatcttcttcacttcGGTTTCTCAACCTTAGTAACAATAATTTCACCGGTCAAATACCAAGCGGTTCCATTCCTGGTCTCGAGGTATTGGATCTTTCAAACAATATGCTTTCCGGAAAAATCCCACCAGAAATCGGATCGTTTTATAGTCTAAAATTTCTTGATCTGGGTGGGAATGTTTTGGTTGGGGAAATTCCAGTCTCGATAACAAACATCACCGGTTTGCAGTTCTTGACTTTGGCTTCAAATCAATTAGTCGGCCCCATTCCACATGGATTAAGCAAAATGAAGAGCTTGGAGTGGATATACGTTGGCTACAACAATCTGTCGGGTCAAATTCCTGAAGAAATTGGTATGTTGACTTCCTTGAATCATCTTGATCTTGTCTACAACAATCTCACCGGTGAAATCCCATCATCCCTGGGGAATCTCAGCGACCTTCAGTATCTTTTCCTTTACCAAAACAAGCTTACAGGTTCGATTCCAGACTCCATTTTTGGACTCAAAAAGCTGGTTTCTCTCGATCTTAGTGATAATTCATTATCTGGTGAGATCTCTGAACTCGTAATTCACTTACAAAACTTGgagattcttcatcttttcggCAACATCTTTGCGGGTAAAATCCCCAAGGCTTTAACCTCTTTGCCTCGTCTTCAAGTCCTTCAGCTTTGGTCCAACAGATTGTCAGGTGAGATTCCAGAAAGTCTTGGAAGGAATAATAATCTCACGATTCTCGACCTCTCAACAAATAATCTCACGGGTCGGATACCAGATGGACTTTGCAGTTCGAGTCGGCTTTTTAAGCTCATTCTTTTCTCAAATTCGCTTGAAGGTGCCATTCCAAAGAATTTGAGCACTTGCACGAGTTTGCAGCGAGTAAGGCTTCAAAACAATCGTCTGTCAGGCGAGTTATCCTCGGAGTTCACGAAGCTGCCTCTCGTCTACTTCTTGGATGTCTCGAACAACGATCTCTCCGGCAACATTGGAGACCAAGAATGGGACATGCCGGCGCTTGAAATGTTGAGTTTGGCAGGAAACAGGTTTTCCGGAAGGTTGCCTAACTCATTCGGGAGCCAAAAGATTGAGGACCTGGACTTGTCAGGGAACGGATTTTCAGGTACAATTCCACGTAGTTTCGGAAGTTTAACGGAGCTCATGCAATTCAGCCTATCTGGAAACAAGCTAATCGGTGAAATCCCCGAGGAATTATCTTCATGCAAGAAGCTCGTGAGTCTAGACTTGAGCCATAACCAACTCAGTGGCCAAATTCCATCAGGTTTCGCTGAAATGCCAGTTCTTAGTCAGCTTGACTTGTCGGGCAATCAATTATCTGGTGAAGTTCCACCGCAGTTGGGGAAGATGGAATCACTGATTCAGGTGAATGTTTCTCACAACCATTTACATGGTAGTTTACCATCTACCGGGGCCTTTCTCGCTATAAATTCAAGTGCAGTTTCCGGTAATGATCTTTGTGGTGGAGCTGAAACGAGCGGTTTACCACCATGCAAGAAGGTTAAGAATCTGAATTGGTGGTTCTATGTTGCTTGCTCACTCGTTGCTTTAGTTTTGCTTGCGTTTGCTGCTTTTGGCTTCATATTCATTCGAAAAAGAAACAATTTGGAGCTGAAGAGAGTGGAAAACGAAGATGGAATCTGGGAATTACAGTTCTTTGATTCCAACGTTTCAAAGTCAGTAACAGTCGATGATATTACACTCTCTGCAAAACAAGTAAATGGTATTTGCAGAGGCAATAAATCGTCTGCAAATGATTTCCAATTCGTGGTGAAAGAAATGAACGATGTCAACTCAATTCCATCGAGTTTTTGGTCTGAAATCAAACAACTCGGCAAGCTTCAGCATCCAAATCTTGTTAATCTGATCGGAACATGCCGGTCGGACAAGAATGCATATTTGGTTTACGAGTACATAAAAGGGAAACTTTTAAGTGAAATCCTTCACGAATTAACCTGGGAAAGACGGCGTAAAATCGCCATGGGGATTGCCAAAGCTCTTAAGTTTTTGCATTCTTACTGTTCACCAAGTATAATTGTGGGAGACATGTCGCCGGAGAGAGTTATCGTCGACGGAAAAGATGAACCTCGCCTACGATTAAGCCTTCCCGGGCTACTTTCAACGGAAAACAAAGCCTTCATTTCTTCGGCGTACGTTGCCCCAG AAACCAGAGAAAGCAAAGATATGAGTGAAAAGAGTGATATATATGGATTCGGCTTGATTCTGATAGAATTATTAACGGGGAAAAGCCCTGCGGATGCTGAATTTGGAGATCAGCACCAAAGCATGGTAGAGTGGGCCCGTTATTGCTACTCAGATTGTCATCTTGATATGTGGGTTGATCCCATGATCAGGCCAGGCCATGCATCCGACGTCAACCACAATCAGATCGTCGAAACCTTGAACCTAGCTCTCCATTGCACCGCGGGTGACCCCACCGCTCGCCCCTCCGCAACCGATGTATCCAAAACTCTACAGTCTGCTTTCAGAATAACTTCCTGTGTTTCAACCCTAAAGCTCTCTTCATCTGTTTAG
- the LOC105769296 gene encoding casein kinase 1-like protein HD16 produces the protein MDEYDSGGLNGNKGPGAEDEGSAAPLPEKVQVGGSPMYRVERKLGKGGFGQVYVGRRIGAGPGALEVALKFEHRSSKGCNYGPPYEWQVYGALGGSHGVPRVHYKGRQGDYYVMVMDILGPSLWDVWNNNSHTMSIEMVACIAIEAISILEKMHSRGYVHGDVKPENFLLGPPGTLDEKKLFLVDLGLATKWRDSSSGQHVEYDQHPDVFRGTVRYASVHAHLGRTGSRRDDLESLAYTLIFLLRGRLPWQGYQGENKGFLVCKKKMATSPETLCCFCPAPFRQFVEHVVNLKFDEEPNYAKYISLFDGIVGPNPDIRPINTDGAQKLMYQVGQKRGRLTMEEDEDEQPKKKVRMGMPATQWISVYNARRPMKQRYHYNVADVRLPQHIEKGNEDGLFISCVASCSNLWALIMDAGTGFTAQVYELSAYFLHKEWIMEQWEKNYYISAIAGANNGSSLVVMSKGTQYLQQSYKVSDSFPFKWINKKWREGFYVTAMATAGSRWAIVMSRGAPFSDQVVELDFLYPSEGIHRRWDNGYRITSTAATWDQAAFVLSVPRRKPTDETQETLRTSAFPSTHVKEKWAKNLYIASVCYGRTVS, from the exons ATGGACGAGTACGATAGCGGCGGCCTTAACGGCAATAAAGGCCCTGGAGCCGAAGATGAAGGAAGTGCAGCCCCACTTCCCGAGAAG GTTCAGGTAGGTGGTTCTCCTATGTATAGAGTAGAAAGGAAACTTGGGAAAGGAGGCTTTGGACAAGTGTATGTTGGTAGACGAATTGGTGCTGGTCCAGGAGCTTTAGAG GTTGCTTTAAAATTTGAGCATAGAAGCAGCAAAGGATGTAACTATGGGCCACCATATGAGTGGCAAGTTTACGG TGCACTTGGTGGTAGCCATGGTGTGCCTCGAGTTCATTACAAGGGCCGGCAAGGTGACTACTATGTCATG GTTATGGATATTCTTGGACCTAGCTTATGGGATGTTTGGAATAACAACTCGCACAC GATGTCCATTGAAATGGTTGCATGTATTGCCATTGAGGCCATCTCAATTTTAGAGAAGATGCACTCCAGAGG ATATGTGCACGGGGATGTAAAACCGGAGAATTTCTTGCTTGGTCCTCCAGGAACTCTAGATGAGAAAAAACTTTTCCTTGTTGACCTAGGATTAG CAACCAAGTGGCGGGATAGTTCAAGTGGTCAACATGTTGAGTATGATCAACATCCAGATGTTTTCAG GGGAACAGTACGGTATGCTAGTGTGCATGCTCATCTTGGTAGAACTGGTAGCAGGAGAGACGATCTAGAGTCTCTCGCTTACACCCTCATTTTTCTCCTACGTGGTCGGTTACCCTGGCAAGGGTATCAG GGTGAAAACAAAGGATTTCTTGTTTGTAAGAAGAAGATGGCTACATCCCCAGAAACTTTGTGTTGCTTTTGCCCTGCACCTTTCAGACAGTTTGTTGAGCATGTggtgaatttgaagtttgatgaGGAACCGAATTATGCAAAATACATCTCCCTTTTTGATGGGATTGTTGGTCCAAATCCAGATATTAGGCCAATCAATACTGATGGTGCTCAGAAG CTTATGTATCAAGTAGGACAAAAGAGAGGCCGGTTAACGATGGAGGAGGACGAGGATGAGCAACCAAAGAAGAAGGTTCGAATGGGAATGCCTGCAACACAATGGATTAGTGTGTATAATGCTCGTAGGCCTATGAAGCAAAG ATACCATTATAATGTAGCAGATGTGAGGCTTCCCCAGCATATCGAGAAAGGAAATGAAGATGGGTTATTTATCAGCTGTGTGGCTTCTTGTTCAAACCTATGGGCTCTTATTATGGATGCTGGCACTGGCTTCACTGCTCAAGTTTATGAACTCTCTGCATACTTTCTTCATAAG GAATGGATTATGGAGCAGTGGGAAAAAAATTACTACATCAGTGCAATTGCAGGAGCTAATAATGGGAGTTCATTAGTTGTAATGTCCAAGG GGACCCAGTATTTGCAGCAATCCTACAAAGTTAGCGATTCATTTCCCTTTAAGTGGATCAACAAAAAATGGAGGGAGGGTTTCTATGTGACTGCCATGGCCACTGCTGGAAGCAGATGGGCAATTGTTATGTCACGCGGTGCTCCATTTTCTGACCAG GTTGTAGAATTAGATTTTCTCTACCCCAGTGAAGGTATTCACCGGAGATGGGATAATGGCTACCGTATCACTTCAACTGCTGCAACCTGGGATCAAGCTGCTTTTGTTCTTAGTGTTCCAAGAAGAAAACCCACAGATGAAACTCAGGAGACTCTTCGAACTTCAGCTTTTCCTAGCACTCACGTGAAG GAGAAATGGGCAAAGAATCTGTATATTGCATCAGTTTGTTATGGCCGAACTGTTTCATGA
- the LOC105769771 gene encoding uncharacterized protein LOC105769771, which produces MSTAGEMEPLTSGASNRIIPILKTLRTPLIFIQSVILYILILLFPRRRQFRTDVAAVDGAASEPQSPAKTARRKSLWRLEEEDTLRRRSLAEGLNMGLETEDGEIQYRWNTSLFFGVRRNALFSRSWLPATGELKGILIIIHGLNEHSGRYAQFAKQLISCNFGVYAMDWIGHGGSDGLHGYVPSLDHVVADTGAFLEKIKSENPGVPCFLFGHSTGGAVVLKAASHPRIEGMLEGVVLTSPALRVKPAHPIVGAIAPLFSLVAPKLQFKGANKKGIPVSRDPAALLAKYSDPLVYTGPIRARTGHEILRISSYLMRNFKSVTVPFFVLHGTADKVTDPLASQDFYNEASSTFKDIKLYEGFLHDLLFEPEREEIGQDIINWMEKRLGTIAENIDHIW; this is translated from the exons ATGTCAACGGCTGGGGAGATGGAGCCATTGACATCGGGAGCAAGCAATCGGATAATCCCGATCTTAAAAACTCTAAGAACTCCTCTGATTTTCATTCAATCAGTAATCTTGTACATCCTCATCCTACTCTTCCCTCGGCGCCGGCAATTTCGGACGGATGTTGCGGCGGTTGACGGTGCTGCTTCCGAGCCGCAATCTCCGGCTAAAACGGCGAGGCGGAAATCGTTATGGAGGCTAGAAGAGGAGGACACCTTAAGAAGGAGATCGTTGGCGGAGGGTTTGAACATGGGGCTCGAAACCGAGGACGGAGAGATTCAGTACCGCTGGAACACATCTCTGTTCTTTGGCGTTCGAAGAAATGCCTTGTTTAGCCGGTCTTGGCTTCCGGCTACCGGTGAACTAAA GGGAATTTTGATCATTATACATGGGCTGAACGAGCACAG TGGAAGATATGCTCAATTTGCAAAGCAACTAATCTCTTGCAACTTTGGTGTATATGCAATGGACTGGATAG GTCATGGTGGCAGTGATGGATTGCATGGATATGTTCCTTCACTTGATCATGTTGTTGCAGACACT GGGGCTTTCTTGGAAAAGATCAAATCAGAGAACCCAGGTGTACCTTGCTTCCTTTTTGGTCACTCTACCGGTGGAGCTGTGGTTTTGAAG GCAGCTTCCCATCCTCGTATTGAAGGAATGCTGGAGGGAGTTGTGCTGACCTCTCCAGCTTTGCGTGTTAAACCAGCACATCCAATTGTTGGG GCTATTGCTCCTCTTTTTTCTCTGGTTGCTCCTAAGCTCCAGTTTAAAGGTGCGAACAAGAAGGGCATCCCAGTTTCAAGGGACCCTGCCGCACTCTTGGCCAAGTACTCTGATCCCTTGGTCTACACTGGTCCAATAAGGGCCCGAACTGGGCATGAGATATTGCGCATTTCCTCTTATTTGATGCGGAACTTTAAGTCCGTGACAGTCCCATTCTTTGTTCTGCATGGGACTGCAGACAAAGTCACTGATCCACTCGCCTCCCAGGATTTCTACAACGAGGCATCCTCCACCTTCAAAGACATAAAGCTCTATGAAGGCTTCTTGCATGATCTTCTCTTTGAACCCGAGCGTGAAGAGATAGGGCAGGATATAATCAACTGGATGGAGAAGCGATTAGGCACCATAGCCGAAAATATTGATCATATCTGGTGA
- the LOC105769695 gene encoding homeobox-leucine zipper protein ATHB-8, protein MMAVTSSCKEGTKIAMDNGKYVRYTPEQVEALERLYHECPKPSSMRRQQLIRECPILSNIEPKQIKVWFQNRRCREKQRKEASRLQAVNRKLTAMNKLLMEENDRLQKQVSQLVYENSYFRQQTQNTTLATTDTSCESVVTSGQHHLTPQHPPRDASPAGLLSIAEETLTEFLSKATGTAVEWVQMPGMKPGPDSIGIVAISHGRSGVAARACGLVGLDPTRVAEILKDRPSWYRDCRAVDVINVLSTGNGGTIELLYMQLYAPTTLAPARDFWLLRYTSVMEDGSLVVCERSLNNTQNGPSMPPAANFVRAELLPSGYLIRPCEGGGSIIHIVDHMDLEPWSVPEVLRPLYESSTLLAQQTTMAALRHLRQISQEISQPNVTGWGRRPAALRALSQKLNKGFNEAVNGFADEGWSMLESDGVDDVTLLVNSSPSKMMGINLSYGNGFPSMGNAILCAKASMLLQNVPPAILLRFLREHRSEWADSGIDAYSAAAVKAGPCGLPVARGGSFGGQVILPLAHTIEHEEFMEVIKLENMGHYREDMIMPGDIFLLQLCSGVDENAVGTCAELTFAPIDASFSDDAPIIPSGFRIIPLDSGMDASSPNRTLDLASTLEVGAAGNRSTGDNSGRNGSTKSVMTIAFQFVYEIHLQENVATMARQYVRSIIASVQRVALALSPSNFGSHAGFRTPPGTPEAQTLGRWICQSYRCYLGVELLEYEGSESILKTLWHHTDAVLCCSLKALPVFTFANQAGLDMLETTLVALQDISLEKIFDDNGRKALFAEFPQVMQQGFMCLQGGICLSSMGRPISYERAVAWKVVNDEENAHCICFMFVNWSFV, encoded by the exons ATGATGGCGGTGACCTCATCCTGCAAAGAAGGGACCAAGATAGCTATGGATAATGGCAAGTATGTGAGGTATACGCCCGAGCAAGTCGAAGCTTTAGAACGTCTCTACCATGAGTGTCCTAAGCCTAGCTCCATGCGTCGTCAACAACTCATTCGTGAGTGCCCCATCCTCTCCAACATCGAGCCCAAACAGATTAAAGTTTGGTTCCAAAATCGCAG ATGTAGAGAAAAACAACGAAAAGAAGCATCACGCCTCCAAGCTGTGAATAGGAAGTTGACAGCTATGAATAAACTGTTGATGGAGGAGAATGATAGGTTACAAAAGCAAGTTTCACAGCTTGTTTATGAAAACAGCTATTTCCGCCAACAGACTCAAAAT ACGACTTTAGCCACCACGGATACAAGTTGTGAATCAGTAGTGACGAGCGGTCAACACCATTTGACTCCTCAACATCCGCCAAGGGATGCCAGCCCTGCAGG ACTTTTGTCCATTGCAGAGGAAACTTTAACAGAGTTTCTTTCAAAGGCCACTGGAACTGCTGTCGAGTGGGTCCAAATGCCTGGGATGAAG CCTGGTCCGGATTCTATTGGAATCGTTGCTATTTCTCATGGTCGCAGTGGTGTGGCAGCACGTGCATGCGGACTTGTGGGACTAGATCCTACAAGA GTCGCTGAAATCCTTAAAGATCGGCCTTCATGGTATCGTGATTGCCGAGCTGTGGATGTTATAAACGTGTTGTCCACTGGAAATGGTGGAACCATTGAACTGCTTTATATGCAG CTCTATGCCCCAACAACACTGGCACCAGCTCGTGACTTTTGGTTGCTGCGTTATACATCTGTTATGGAGGACGGTAGTCTTGTG GTATGTGAAAGATCACTTAACAACACTCAGAATGGTCCAAGTATGCCGCCAGCTGCAAATTTCGTGAGAGCAGAATTATTGCCTAGTGGTTATCTGATTAGACCTTGTGAAGGGGGAGGATCCATCATTCACATAGTTGATCACATGGATTTGGAG CCTTGGAGTGTTCCCGAAGTGTTGCGCCCACTTTACGAGTCCTCAACATTGCTTGCTCAACAGACGACAATGGCG GCCTTGCGTCATTTGAGGCAGATTTCACAAGAAATATCTCAGCCAAATGTTACTGGTTGGGGGAGAAGACCTGCAGCCCTGCGTGCACTTAGTCAGAAATTGAACAA GGGATTTAATGAGGCTGTTAATGGGTTTGCTGATGAAGGATGGTCCATGTTGGAAAGTGACGGTGTTGATGATGTTACCCTCCTTGTGAACTCATCTCCTAGCAAGATGATGGGCATAAATCTTTCTTACGGTAATGGATTTCCTTCAATGGGCAATGCAATTCTATGTGCCAAAGCATCCATGTTACTCCAG aATGTGCCTCCAGCCATACTACTCAGATTCCTGCGAGAACATCGATCAGAGTGGGCGGACAGTGGTATTGATGCTTACTCTGCTGCTGCTGTCAAAGCTGGTCCCTGTGGTTTGCCAGTAGCTCGAGGTGGAAGTTTTGGGGGTCAGGTCATTCTTCCACTAGCTCATACTATTGAGCATGAAGAG TTCATGGAGGTCATTAAGCTTGAAAATATGGGTCATTATCGAGAAGACATGATCATGCCTGGTGATATCTTCCTCTTGCAG CTTTGTAGTGGAGTTGATGAGAATGCAGTTGGGACTTGTGCTGAACTCACCTTTGCCCCCATTGATGCTTCATTCTCTGATGATGCGCCTATTATTCCTTCTGGTTTCCGCATTATCCCTCTTGATTCTGGAATG GATGCATCCAGTCCAAATCGTACACTTGACCTTGCCTCTACTCTTGAAGTTGGAGCTGCTGGAAACAGATCAACCGGTGATAACTCTGGTCGTAATGGAAGCACAAAGTCTGTGATGACAATAGCATTCCAGTTTGTATATGAGATCCACCTTCAAGAAAATGTGGCAACCATGGCTCGACAGTATGTCCGTAGTATCATTGCCTCGGTTCAAAGGGTGGCATTGGCACTCTCTCCCTCCAACTTCGGCTCTCATGCTGGTTTTCGAACACCTCCTGGTACTCCTGAAGCACAGACACTTGGTCGTTGGATTTGTCAGAGCTATAG GTGTTATCTAGGAGTGGAGCTGCTTGAATACGAAGGAAGTGAATCCATTCTAAAAACGCTTTGGCATCACACTGATGCAGTTCTATGCTGCTCTTTGAAG GCACTACCAGTTTTCACATTTGCTAATCAAGCAGGACTGGACATGCTTGAAACAACCTTGGTAGCACTTCAGGACATAAGTTTGGAGAAGATTTTCGATGACAATGGACGAAAAGCCCTATTTGCAGAGTTCCCACAAGTAATGCAGCAG GGTTTTATGTGCCTTCAAGGTGGTATCTGCTTGTCAAGCATGGGGAGACCAATCTCCTATGAGAGAGCAGTGGCTTGGAAAGTGgtaaatgatgaagaaaatgcTCACTGTATCTGCTTCATGTTCGTCAACTGGTCTTTTGTATGA